In the Lysinibacillus sp. PLM2 genome, one interval contains:
- the hemN gene encoding coproporphyrinogen III oxidase yields the protein MARGVYIHIPFCHQICNYCDFNKVFFKNQPVDEYIEAIGKEISFIQKQQPEVFDHIETIYLGGGTPTALSANQISRLLEIIQSQIPTGELVEFASEANPDELTVDKLKALKNGGVNRISLGVQSFDQTLLKKLGRTHSNEHVYETIENARHVGFNNINIDLMYGLPGQTMEQWEDTLEKALALNLPHYSAYSLIVEPKTVFYIQYAKGKLNLPTEDLEAEMYDALMKQMELHDLKQYEISNFAKNGYISTHNKIYWDNDEYVGVGAGAHGYTRNIRYSNIGPIRKYLDSILNGERPILHQHEVTIEEKCEEQMFLGLRKNEGVSFESFEKKFGISMLEKYEDIINQLVDEQLLIADERGIRLSRKGRFVGNEIFQQFLLGD from the coding sequence ATGGCGCGAGGTGTCTATATCCATATCCCTTTCTGTCACCAAATTTGCAATTATTGTGATTTCAATAAAGTATTTTTTAAAAACCAACCTGTAGATGAATATATCGAAGCAATAGGAAAAGAAATTAGCTTCATTCAAAAACAACAACCAGAAGTTTTTGATCATATTGAAACCATTTATTTAGGCGGAGGAACACCAACAGCTTTATCTGCAAATCAAATCAGTAGACTATTGGAGATCATTCAATCGCAAATACCTACAGGTGAATTAGTTGAGTTTGCATCAGAAGCAAATCCTGATGAATTAACAGTAGATAAATTGAAAGCATTAAAAAATGGTGGCGTTAATCGAATTAGTTTAGGTGTACAGTCGTTTGATCAAACATTGTTAAAAAAGCTGGGTAGAACACATTCAAATGAACATGTCTACGAAACAATTGAGAATGCGAGACATGTTGGATTTAATAATATAAATATTGATTTAATGTATGGTTTACCTGGGCAGACTATGGAGCAATGGGAGGATACTTTAGAAAAAGCACTTGCATTAAACCTCCCTCACTACTCTGCATATTCTTTAATTGTTGAACCGAAAACAGTGTTTTATATTCAGTACGCAAAAGGTAAGTTAAATTTGCCAACAGAAGATTTAGAAGCAGAAATGTACGATGCATTAATGAAACAAATGGAACTTCACGACCTAAAGCAATATGAGATTAGCAATTTTGCGAAAAATGGTTATATCTCAACACATAACAAGATTTATTGGGATAATGATGAGTATGTTGGAGTAGGAGCAGGTGCCCATGGCTATACGCGAAATATTCGATACTCCAATATAGGGCCAATAAGAAAGTATTTGGATAGCATCTTAAATGGGGAAAGACCAATATTACATCAGCATGAAGTAACAATCGAAGAAAAGTGCGAAGAGCAAATGTTTTTAGGTCTACGTAAAAATGAAGGGGTATCATTTGAATCCTTCGAGAAGAAATTTGGTATTTCTATGTTGGAAAAATATGAAGACATCATCAATCAGCTTGTAGATGAACAGCTATTAATCGCTGATGAACGGGGAATTAGACTAAGTCGAAAAGGACGTTTTGTTGGGAATGAAATCTTTCAGCAATTTTTATTAGGGGACTAG
- a CDS encoding cell division protein FtsK, whose product MLFEIVSSTLFGGIAVAAYIKKQGLVTDESGKIQRIISLSGLNVKDGKDTLTTQLIRKKQHDWGWEYKYRIPLGRSFNDYLSKLNVLEDGINNRRKRITFADLKTLKFDTKIIQQLKELWKKKLTEKKEIELDWDGLLIIRVFDKQLPSKIDWDEILLKPKTWSVPIGYTRKGNTVYHDFDKSKHLIIAGATGYGKSAILKLITTTLIEQQPDNTELSLIDLKGGSAFHRFRNCKQVKYYSRDPKSAQDVLVKVQNDMQESFEKVVDSGYEDVKEAKIKKRHFIIIDEAADLSDYPFAMEIITDIARRGRSAGFYLIFCTQYPTAQVIPSQTKRNIIARLCYVVDTDTASRVVLDEGGADKLPDIPGRGIYKINVKRYVVQTPYITNETIHNIILPHIAKEGENIENKAPQSTAREDFITIEEV is encoded by the coding sequence TTGTTATTTGAGATTGTATCATCAACATTGTTCGGTGGAATCGCGGTTGCTGCTTATATAAAAAAGCAGGGATTAGTTACAGATGAGAGTGGAAAAATCCAACGAATTATTTCCTTAAGTGGCTTAAATGTTAAAGATGGTAAGGACACTTTGACCACTCAATTGATTAGGAAAAAACAACACGATTGGGGATGGGAATATAAATATCGAATTCCTCTTGGTCGAAGCTTTAATGACTATTTAAGTAAATTAAATGTGTTAGAAGATGGTATTAACAACCGTAGAAAACGAATTACATTTGCTGATTTAAAGACTTTAAAATTTGATACAAAGATTATTCAACAACTAAAAGAATTGTGGAAGAAAAAACTGACGGAGAAAAAAGAAATCGAACTAGATTGGGATGGCCTTCTAATCATTCGTGTTTTCGATAAACAATTACCCTCAAAAATCGATTGGGATGAGATTCTTTTAAAACCAAAAACGTGGTCCGTGCCTATTGGTTATACACGAAAGGGAAATACCGTATATCACGATTTTGATAAATCAAAACACCTCATTATCGCTGGAGCTACAGGGTACGGCAAAAGCGCCATTCTTAAATTAATTACCACTACACTCATCGAACAACAGCCCGACAATACAGAACTATCCTTAATCGATTTAAAAGGCGGTTCTGCCTTCCACAGATTTAGAAACTGCAAGCAAGTAAAATACTACTCTCGGGATCCAAAAAGCGCACAGGACGTGTTAGTAAAGGTTCAAAACGATATGCAAGAGTCGTTTGAAAAAGTAGTTGATAGCGGATATGAAGATGTAAAAGAAGCAAAAATTAAGAAACGTCATTTCATCATTATTGATGAAGCAGCTGATTTATCTGATTACCCATTTGCAATGGAAATTATCACAGATATAGCGCGTAGAGGACGTTCAGCAGGCTTTTATTTAATTTTCTGTACGCAATATCCAACAGCTCAAGTCATCCCTTCGCAGACAAAGAGGAACATTATTGCTCGTTTATGCTATGTGGTTGATACAGATACAGCTTCACGTGTAGTACTGGATGAAGGTGGAGCGGATAAGTTACCAGATATTCCGGGTAGAGGGATTTATAAGATTAATGTAAAGCGTTACGTGGTCCAGACACCCTATATAACAAACGAAACGATTCATAATATTATCCTTCCACACATTGCGAAGGAAGGTGAAAACATTGAAAACAAAGCCCCTCAATCAACGGCAAGAGAAGATTTTATTACTATTGAAGAAGTTTGA